The Primulina huaijiensis isolate GDHJ02 chromosome 9, ASM1229523v2, whole genome shotgun sequence genomic interval AGAAGACACCTCTAGAATTTGTAACACACCTTTTGAGAGTTCATTTACTGGTGCAAGGCTTCGTATTCAAGATTTGATGCTTTCCGAGTCACCTTCCCTTAAACTGAGGTTATTAAACCTTGAGAAAGATCCTGCATGCTTTTGTCTTTGGAAAGGTCAACCAGTTGATGCCAGCCAGAGGAAATTTACTGCTTCAGCTTCTTTGATTTGTTTGGCGTTGGAGACTGACAACAACTCGACTGGAAGGGACAACTCTCTTGTGGAGTCTCCGGATTTATGGAGATGCCTTGAGATGAAAGATGTTTGTCTTGAGGTAGCTATGGTGACTGCAGATGGAAGCCCTTTAACAAATGTCCCTCCTCCAGGAGGGGTTGTTAGAGTAGGGGTTGCGTGTCAACAATATTCGTCAAACTCTTCAGTAGAGGAACTATTTTTTGTTCTAGATCTCTGTGCATATTTTGGTAGGGTTTGTGAAAGGATAGCTCTGGTAGGGAAAAACCATAAGTCAAATGGAACAAGAAATGACTCTTTGGGTGGAACTGTGATGGAGAAGGTTCCTGGTGATTCTGCCGTAACTCTAGCTGTTGAGAAACTTCAGCTAAGATTTTTGGAAACTTCTTCTGTCATTCCTGGTAAACCCTTAGTTCATTTTATGGGAAAAAATCTATCCATCAAAGTCGGTCATAGAACGTTGGGTGGTGCTAGAGCAATATCATCTACTTTACAGTGGGATAGCGTCGAGGTGGAATGTGCAGGCACTGCGAATAACTTGAGACATGAGAATGGCTCCAATTTAACCTCAGATTTTATTCATctcaatgaaaatgaatatcataAGTTACGAGCTGTCTTTTGGGTTCAAAAGAGTACCTCACCTTTCCTCGATATACACATGGTCCATGTGATTCCATATAGTGCTCAAGATATCGAGTGCCATTCTTTGAATATCTTTGCTTGTGTAGCTGGTGTCCGCCTTGGTGGAGGAATGAATTATACTGAATCTTTGCTTCATAGGTTCGGAATTTTTGGGCCAGATGGTGGACCAGGGGAGGATCTTACTAGAGGGCTAGAGAAATTATCCACTGGACCTCTTTCAAAGCTTTTCAAAACATCACCTCTCATAATGGATGGGCTTGGAGAGAGTATGTGTAAGCCACCATTATGTATCGCTTCTTTTTCCTCTTTTATAAATTtgcaaattaatttatttttattttgttttctctatGTTTAGGTTCTATTTCAGAAGATGGAAATGACAGTAGGCTTCTTCAGTTGGGAGCACCTGATGATGTGGACTTGTCAATACAGTTGAAAGATTGGTTGTTTGCGCTTGAAGGTTTGCCAGAGATGGGCAATAGGAGGTCTTCCTGTGATTCTGAAAATTCTTTTAGAGAAGAAAGGAGTTGGCATGCAACATTTCAGAGTTTGCATGCCAAAGGAAAAAGCAGTCCAAGGCACGTAGTAGTTGGGAATGGAAAACCAAGTGTAAAGCATAAATATCCAATTGAGTCAATCACTGTGAGCGCCTTTTCCTTTGCTTAGGGATATATGCGTTGACATTTATGTCTTTTTTTATACTTCGTAAATAAGATCTCGATAATGAATTTTGATCTCGAGTGTCTTGTGAATTCTTCTTGGTGATTTTGTGATACCTGGTCAACACACTTGTTCGTGCATCCTGTTATGATTGGAAATCAATCATATGTCTTGATAGTTGCAAGTGGCAGTTGGATTTTGTAGGGAAAAAAACCCTTTCTAATTCAAAAAGTATTTGATGGGGATTAGGTATTTTTTAGATACATACACCTGTTACTTCGGCCTTGgttgttatttttattgttttttaaccaaaaaaagAACCTAACCGTTTGGAAATTATTGTAATCTGTCACTGTATTCTCTTTAACAAATTTGCATCACGAGTCATCTCAGGTACCACCATTTAAAATGATTACAGGTTGGCATGGAAGGGTTGCAAATCTTAAAGCCTGTGGCTTTGCAAGGGATCATGTTGAATGGGATTCCTGAAAAATGTAACTTGCAGAAGGGTTTAACTGAAAGAGAGAAGCAAACTTATGGCAACCGTGGTGTCAATATGGAAGTTGAATTGATGGCTTCTGAAGATGGTGATGCTGTCGAGTCAAAGGCCGAGTGGATGGTGGAAAACTTGAAATTCTCAGTGAAAGAACCGGTTAAGATAATTTAAATTCGTTGTGTTAAATCATTTCTTTTTGCAACTCAAATTAATATGGAGAAACTATTCGACTTCGTAGATTGAGGCCATGGTGACAAAGGATGAGCTGCAACACTTGGCTCTCCTGTGCAAGTCTGAGGTTGATTCTATGGGTAGAATAGCTGCTGGAGTCCTGCGTATTCTCAAATTAGAAGGATCCATAGGCTCTGCAGCTATCAGCCAACTAAGTAACTTGGGTAATCCAAGACAACATAGCTGGAACTCTAAACCAGTTTTGAGCCATTTTCTTTTACAGCGCCTGCATAAAAAGGTTTCTGATTTTTGCTTTTTTTCGTGATATGCAGGAAGCGAGAATTTTGACCGGATTTTTACTCCTGAGAGGTTGAGCGAAGGCAGTAGCCCTAGAAATTTCGAGCTCAGTCCGTCCTGTAATTTCATCCAAGAAAGTTGTAGTTCTGGCTCGGAGTCAACAATGGCTTCTCTTGAGGATTCACAATCAAAATGTGCTGCCCTTGCCGCTGAATTATTAAATAGGTCGGATTCCTCTACTGAATACATCGATAATATTAAGGAGCTAAAGCAGAATCTTGAAAGCATGCAGAAATTACTCGAGCAATTAAGAACTCAGCTTTAGTTATTTTATACGTATA includes:
- the LOC140984296 gene encoding uncharacterized protein — encoded protein: MESILARALEYTLKYWLKSFSRDQFKLQGRSVQLSNLDINGDALHASIGLPPALNVTTAKVGKLEIILPSVSNVQVEPIVVQIDRLDLVLEENDDDIDASRVSSSSSSVSAARGSGYGFADKIADGMTLEVRTVNLLLETHGGARQRGGATWASPMASITIRNLLLYTTNEHWEVVNLKEARDFSSDKKFIYVFKKLEWGHLSIDLLPHPDMFSDAQFSNSMDGSNRKDEDGAKRVFFGGERFIEGISGEAHITIQRTELNSPLGLEFQLHITEAVCPSLSEPGLRALLRFFTGLYACLNRGDVDPTAQQRTAEAAGCSLVSMIVDHIFLCIKDAEFQLELLMQSLFFSRASVSDGENAKYLTRVMIGGLFLRDTFARPPCALVQPSMETASVDVSHIPDFGKNFCPPIYPLGDQPWQLNSGVPLTSLHCLQLLPSPSPPIFASRTVIDCQPLIIHLQEESCLRILSFLADGIVVNHGAVLPDFSIKSLVFNLKGLDIMVPLELRKPEDTSRICNTPFESSFTGARLRIQDLMLSESPSLKLRLLNLEKDPACFCLWKGQPVDASQRKFTASASLICLALETDNNSTGRDNSLVESPDLWRCLEMKDVCLEVAMVTADGSPLTNVPPPGGVVRVGVACQQYSSNSSVEELFFVLDLCAYFGRVCERIALVGKNHKSNGTRNDSLGGTVMEKVPGDSAVTLAVEKLQLRFLETSSVIPGKPLVHFMGKNLSIKVGHRTLGGARAISSTLQWDSVEVECAGTANNLRHENGSNLTSDFIHLNENEYHKLRAVFWVQKSTSPFLDIHMVHVIPYSAQDIECHSLNIFACVAGVRLGGGMNYTESLLHRFGIFGPDGGPGEDLTRGLEKLSTGPLSKLFKTSPLIMDGLGESMCSISEDGNDSRLLQLGAPDDVDLSIQLKDWLFALEGLPEMGNRRSSCDSENSFREERSWHATFQSLHAKGKSSPRHVVVGNGKPSVKHKYPIESITVGMEGLQILKPVALQGIMLNGIPEKCNLQKGLTEREKQTYGNRGVNMEVELMASEDGDAVESKAEWMVENLKFSVKEPIEAMVTKDELQHLALLCKSEVDSMGRIAAGVLRILKLEGSIGSAAISQLSNLGSENFDRIFTPERLSEGSSPRNFELSPSCNFIQESCSSGSESTMASLEDSQSKCAALAAELLNRSDSSTEYIDNIKELKQNLESMQKLLEQLRTQL